One window from the genome of Anaerohalosphaeraceae bacterium encodes:
- a CDS encoding DNA adenine methylase — translation MKGALFATKEAKPFLKWAGGKGQLLDEIGTWLPAEMKYGKVKTYVEPFVGGGAVFFYIAQRYEGIEHFILNDVNEDLIQCYKMVQSRVNDLIKILKEYQKKYTSLSEEKRKDFYLQVRKEFNKEKTAGFSERTAAQLIFLNRTCFNGLYRVNRKGFFNVPFGRYKNPAICQEDNLKAASALLQKAVLLCGDFEECRRFTDKGVFYYLDPPYRPISRTAAFTSYAKDDFSEEDQIRLAFFCRQIHQKGAKFLLSNSDPKNENPHDHFFEDHYSDFSIERVKAARAINCKGDKRGQINEIIVTNYQKG, via the coding sequence ATGAAGGGGGCTCTGTTTGCGACAAAAGAGGCGAAACCTTTCCTGAAATGGGCAGGCGGAAAAGGCCAGCTGCTCGATGAGATTGGGACGTGGCTGCCTGCGGAAATGAAATATGGGAAGGTGAAAACTTATGTAGAACCGTTTGTCGGGGGCGGGGCTGTCTTTTTTTACATCGCCCAGCGGTATGAGGGTATCGAGCATTTTATTTTGAATGATGTGAATGAGGATTTGATTCAATGCTATAAAATGGTTCAAAGCCGTGTAAACGACCTAATCAAAATCCTGAAAGAATATCAGAAAAAATACACAAGTTTATCAGAAGAAAAACGAAAAGATTTTTATCTTCAAGTCCGCAAAGAATTCAATAAAGAAAAAACCGCCGGATTTTCAGAGAGAACAGCGGCTCAGCTTATTTTCCTGAATCGGACCTGCTTTAACGGTCTGTACCGTGTCAACCGCAAAGGGTTCTTTAATGTGCCGTTCGGCCGATATAAAAACCCTGCGATTTGTCAGGAGGACAACCTTAAAGCGGCCTCCGCTCTTCTGCAGAAAGCCGTTCTGCTGTGCGGCGATTTTGAAGAATGCCGCCGATTCACAGATAAAGGCGTTTTCTATTATCTCGACCCCCCTTATCGCCCCATCAGCAGGACAGCCGCGTTCACCTCCTATGCAAAAGATGATTTTTCCGAAGAGGATCAGATTCGGCTGGCTTTTTTCTGCAGACAGATTCACCAAAAAGGGGCGAAATTTCTTCTGAGCAATTCCGACCCGAAAAACGAAAATCCGCACGATCACTTTTTTGAAGACCATTACTCTGATTTTTCCATCGAACGAGTGAAAGCGGCCCGGGCAATAAACTGCAAGGGCGATAAAAGAGGACAGATTAATGAAATTATTGTTACCAACTATCAAAAGGGATAA
- a CDS encoding cysteine peptidase family C39 domain-containing protein yields MILWMQALVAAAAAAAALCLGRFYFARTYRRAVWGGLASIGWLAFVVTAHLVHLNSTYSGFDWVAGSRNKFLLIGFAVCFGLLGPIPYLNRRWKKIFTASVLTVFLAIFLGLPFVVPALYSRHLWNLPGCIDEDGVCRQSTSFTCGPAAAVTALKKMGLEASEAQIAVVSGTIPAVGTGMWDLCRGLQKLFPPEQLECRYARADSLEDLPEGQVILAVLRQTFWLDHCVAILEITPETVIVADPSNGLCSLPRRVFEASWRKTAIVLSRPKSRFADN; encoded by the coding sequence ATGATTCTATGGATGCAGGCCCTTGTTGCAGCCGCCGCTGCGGCCGCCGCCTTGTGTTTGGGCCGTTTTTATTTCGCCCGCACCTATCGTCGGGCTGTCTGGGGAGGATTGGCATCGATCGGATGGCTTGCTTTTGTCGTGACGGCGCACCTGGTTCATTTGAACAGCACTTACAGCGGGTTTGACTGGGTTGCCGGCTCGCGAAATAAGTTTCTTCTGATTGGTTTTGCGGTCTGCTTCGGGCTTCTCGGTCCGATACCCTACCTGAATCGGCGATGGAAAAAAATCTTTACCGCCTCTGTGCTGACTGTGTTTCTGGCGATTTTTCTCGGCCTGCCGTTTGTTGTGCCGGCACTCTACAGCCGTCATCTTTGGAACCTGCCCGGCTGCATCGATGAAGACGGGGTGTGCCGACAGTCCACATCATTCACGTGCGGACCTGCCGCCGCCGTGACGGCCCTGAAAAAGATGGGGTTGGAGGCCTCGGAAGCCCAAATCGCCGTGGTATCCGGCACGATTCCTGCTGTGGGAACCGGGATGTGGGACCTGTGCCGGGGGCTGCAAAAACTCTTTCCCCCTGAACAGTTGGAGTGCCGCTATGCCCGCGCAGACTCGCTGGAGGACCTGCCGGAAGGACAGGTGATTCTGGCTGTTCTCCGTCAGACGTTCTGGCTGGACCACTGCGTTGCAATCCTGGAGATCACGCCGGAAACAGTGATTGTTGCCGACCCGAGCAATGGTCTGTGCTCATTGCCTCGGCGGGTTTTTGAGGCGTCCTGGCGAAAAACCGCCATTGTCCTCAGCCGTCCGAAAAGCCGCTTTGCAGACAACTGA
- a CDS encoding acetate kinase has product MKILVINAGSSSIKFQLFEMPAGTIAAKGMVERIGQAEAQLHYSANTHQICRSVQAADHQQAMKVILAILADAQAGAVKDAAEIQAVGHRVVHGGEEFTGSVKINDAVLKSIERFADLAPLHNPPNLTGIRAAQKALPNAVQVACFDTAFHATIPQTAYLYGLPYEIYEKYRVRRYGFHGTSHRYVARRAAELMGRDKYALNAITCHLGNGCSITAVKNGRSVDTSMGLTPLEGVIMGTRCGDLDPAIVFYLADKGYTVAQLNEMFNKKSGLLGISGVSNDMRNLIEQAAKGHLRAQLAIDIFCYRIKKYIGAYTAVLGTLDAVIFTGGIGENNAAIRRQILSDLPQLGIEVDAARNEAREPKERLISTDRSRVKVYVIATNEEAAIAADTYRLVQS; this is encoded by the coding sequence ATGAAAATTCTGGTGATTAACGCCGGCAGCTCCTCGATTAAGTTTCAGCTGTTTGAGATGCCGGCCGGAACGATTGCGGCCAAGGGAATGGTTGAGCGGATTGGACAGGCGGAGGCACAGCTTCACTATTCGGCAAACACCCACCAAATTTGTCGGTCTGTTCAGGCCGCCGACCATCAGCAGGCGATGAAAGTCATCCTCGCAATATTGGCCGATGCACAGGCAGGTGCGGTAAAAGACGCCGCAGAGATTCAGGCGGTCGGGCACCGCGTTGTACACGGGGGCGAAGAGTTCACCGGTTCGGTAAAAATTAATGACGCCGTGCTCAAATCCATCGAGCGATTTGCGGATTTGGCGCCGCTGCACAACCCGCCGAACCTGACGGGCATACGAGCCGCCCAGAAGGCCCTGCCGAACGCCGTTCAGGTTGCCTGTTTTGACACGGCGTTTCATGCCACCATCCCGCAGACGGCCTATCTGTACGGCCTGCCGTATGAGATTTACGAGAAGTACCGTGTGCGGCGGTACGGTTTTCACGGAACCAGCCATCGCTATGTCGCCCGCCGGGCGGCGGAGCTGATGGGACGCGACAAATACGCCCTGAACGCCATCACCTGTCATCTGGGCAACGGCTGCTCCATTACCGCCGTCAAAAACGGCCGGAGTGTCGATACCTCCATGGGCCTAACTCCGCTGGAAGGCGTCATCATGGGCACCCGCTGCGGAGACCTTGACCCGGCAATTGTCTTCTATCTGGCGGACAAGGGCTACACCGTCGCCCAGCTGAACGAGATGTTCAACAAAAAGAGCGGCCTGCTGGGAATTTCCGGCGTTTCCAATGATATGCGGAATCTGATAGAACAGGCCGCCAAAGGGCACCTGCGGGCCCAGCTGGCGATCGACATCTTCTGCTATCGAATCAAAAAATACATCGGAGCCTATACCGCCGTTCTGGGAACGCTGGATGCCGTGATTTTCACCGGCGGAATCGGAGAGAATAATGCCGCCATTCGCCGGCAGATTTTGTCCGATCTGCCGCAGCTGGGCATCGAGGTTGATGCAGCCCGCAACGAGGCCCGCGAACCGAAAGAACGGCTCATCAGCACGGACCGCTCGCGCGTAAAGGTCTATGTGATTGCCACCAATGAAGAAGCGGCGATTGCGGCGGACACCTACCGGCTCGTTCAGTCCTGA
- the queA gene encoding tRNA preQ1(34) S-adenosylmethionine ribosyltransferase-isomerase QueA, whose translation MIPSWPMRTDLFDYELPEELIAQKPSERRPHSRLLVLHRIDGRLEDRLFADLTEYLRPGDCLVLNDTKVLPARFFCRKATGGLLEGLFLEETADGCWKVLLKNARKIKTGARLTFLDRRGRLWQDFEVLEKLSEGQWVIRPALRAGAEAVLETIGTAPLPPYIKRPALPEHPEEDLARYQTVFARRPGAVAAPTAGLHFDKALLDRLEGMGIRTAYLTLHVGLGTFRPVQTETLEAHTMHSERYEISPQAAEIINTAAKTGGRIIAVGTTSVRTLETVAENRQVRAASGRTDLFITPGYSFKIVDAMITNFHLPRSTLLALVAAFAGLEKIKAAYRHAVQERYRFYSYGDAMLIL comes from the coding sequence ATGATACCTTCTTGGCCGATGAGAACGGACCTGTTTGATTATGAGCTGCCGGAAGAACTGATTGCCCAAAAACCGTCCGAGCGGCGGCCGCACTCACGGCTGCTGGTGCTTCATCGCATTGACGGGCGGCTCGAAGACCGTCTTTTTGCGGACCTGACTGAGTATCTTCGGCCAGGCGACTGCCTGGTGCTCAATGATACGAAGGTGCTGCCCGCCCGTTTTTTCTGCCGCAAGGCCACCGGGGGGCTGCTGGAGGGGCTGTTTCTCGAAGAGACGGCGGATGGATGCTGGAAAGTCCTGCTGAAGAATGCGCGGAAAATCAAGACGGGGGCCCGGCTGACCTTTCTGGACCGCCGGGGGCGGCTGTGGCAGGATTTTGAGGTATTAGAAAAGCTTTCCGAAGGGCAATGGGTTATTCGTCCGGCCTTGCGTGCCGGTGCGGAGGCCGTTCTGGAGACCATCGGCACAGCCCCCCTGCCGCCTTATATCAAGCGGCCCGCCCTGCCTGAACATCCTGAAGAGGATTTGGCCCGCTACCAGACGGTTTTTGCCCGCAGGCCGGGAGCGGTGGCCGCACCGACGGCGGGGCTTCATTTTGACAAGGCCCTGCTGGACCGGCTGGAGGGAATGGGCATTCGAACGGCCTATCTGACGCTGCACGTGGGGCTCGGGACATTCCGGCCGGTTCAGACCGAAACCCTCGAAGCGCATACGATGCACAGTGAGCGGTATGAAATCAGCCCACAGGCGGCCGAAATCATTAATACGGCGGCCAAAACAGGCGGACGAATTATTGCCGTCGGTACGACTTCGGTTCGGACTCTTGAAACCGTTGCAGAAAACAGACAAGTCCGTGCGGCATCCGGCCGGACCGATTTGTTTATTACGCCGGGGTATTCGTTCAAGATTGTGGATGCGATGATTACCAACTTTCACCTGCCGCGTTCGACCCTGCTGGCCCTTGTTGCCGCCTTTGCCGGGCTGGAGAAAATCAAGGCCGCCTACCGCCATGCTGTTCAGGAACGCTACCGCTTCTATTCCTACGGCGATGCGATGCTGATTTTGTAG
- a CDS encoding DNA methyltransferase yields the protein MNSSKDKFVPEGTTVWSFPVRGSWATHTNGYRGNFAPQVARNIIQMYSQPGQTVLDPMAGGGTTLIECRLLGRRYIGCDINPASVALCEQAVRFPLDGPDAGGQIVCADVRDLSFLADASVDLILTHPPYLNLIRYSNGRIAGDLSNISSVEKFCRAMREAAAELYRVLKGGRFCAILIGDTRRGRHFVPLAFRVMEQFLEVGFVLKEDIIKVQHNCTCTGRWIAAARRNRFYLIMHEHLFVFRKPAPREDLSRLKDSRRPRKL from the coding sequence ATGAACTCTTCAAAAGACAAATTCGTGCCGGAGGGGACGACGGTATGGTCGTTTCCGGTGCGGGGTTCGTGGGCGACGCACACGAACGGGTATCGGGGCAATTTTGCCCCGCAGGTGGCCCGCAATATCATCCAGATGTATTCGCAGCCGGGCCAGACGGTTCTGGACCCGATGGCGGGCGGGGGCACTACGCTGATTGAGTGCCGTCTGCTGGGCCGCCGCTATATCGGCTGCGACATCAATCCCGCATCCGTGGCTCTGTGCGAACAGGCCGTCCGATTTCCGCTGGACGGTCCCGATGCAGGCGGACAAATCGTCTGCGCAGATGTGCGGGACCTGTCGTTTCTAGCCGATGCGTCCGTGGACCTGATTCTGACGCATCCGCCCTATCTGAATCTGATTCGCTATTCCAACGGCCGGATTGCCGGCGACCTGTCCAACATCTCCAGTGTGGAGAAGTTCTGCCGGGCGATGCGGGAGGCCGCCGCCGAACTGTACCGCGTGCTCAAGGGCGGCCGCTTCTGTGCGATTCTCATCGGCGACACCCGCCGGGGCCGCCATTTTGTCCCGCTGGCCTTCCGTGTGATGGAGCAGTTTCTGGAGGTCGGTTTTGTTCTCAAGGAGGACATCATCAAGGTCCAGCACAACTGCACGTGCACGGGACGGTGGATTGCCGCGGCGCGAAGGAATCGGTTTTATCTGATTATGCACGAGCACCTGTTTGTCTTCCGCAAACCCGCCCCGCGGGAGGACCTGAGCCGGCTGAAGGACTCCCGCCGTCCTCGTAAGCTCTGA
- a CDS encoding helix-turn-helix transcriptional regulator produces the protein MENICKRVGKTIRRYRMQKGISQEKLADLAELHRTYIGQVERGEKNLTLLSIERIAKALGVDVKDLL, from the coding sequence ATGGAAAATATCTGTAAACGTGTCGGAAAAACAATTCGCAGATACCGGATGCAAAAGGGTATTAGCCAGGAAAAACTGGCAGATCTTGCAGAGCTGCATCGGACCTATATTGGTCAAGTCGAGAGGGGCGAAAAAAACCTGACATTGTTGAGCATTGAACGCATCGCCAAAGCATTGGGAGTGGATGTCAAGGATTTATTATGA
- the recJ gene encoding single-stranded-DNA-specific exonuclease RecJ produces MAQARMQRKIWEIRPRCAQSKALAEQLKITPLFAQVLLNRQISDAKTAQLFLSPKLTDLIEPARLPGMTEAVERIRRAIERQEPIVLYGDYDVDGISSVAILWHLFRLLNVRADYYIPHRVDEGYGLNAEAVRQLAEAGMKLLITVDCGISACQEVALARQLGMDVILTDHHRPGPVLPEAQAIVHPLLDTDYPNPNAAGAMVAFKVAWALAESYRRGGQMPPELRQYLLNATTLAGLGTIADVVELRGENRVIAGFGLKALEESNLCGIRALIEAADLAGRGLDSYDIAFTLAPMLNAAGRMGHARLAVELLTTDNEYRAMQIAQYLKEQNKLRQKCQRDIFKQVRQRILDAGLNHPDRRTIVLAGENWHPGVIGIVASRVIEEFGKPAILINLENGTGQGSGRSIEGFNLYEALCACGEHLIRFGGHEMAAGLRIQADKVAAFAQAVEEYARRQCADAPPAAALTIDAEASVREISGQFMRELASLEPFGQGNPRPVFAARGVRLIAPPRRCGAKNDHLQLSIQDKTGAVRCIGFGMGPLEKKLLETDVFHIAFQPQYNTYNGSTSLQFVLEDIQFE; encoded by the coding sequence ATGGCTCAGGCAAGGATGCAGCGGAAAATCTGGGAGATTCGCCCTCGCTGTGCCCAATCGAAGGCCCTTGCTGAACAGCTGAAAATTACCCCCCTTTTTGCTCAGGTGCTTCTGAATCGGCAGATTTCCGATGCGAAAACGGCCCAGTTGTTTCTGTCGCCGAAGCTGACGGACCTGATTGAGCCGGCGCGTCTTCCGGGAATGACGGAGGCTGTCGAGCGAATCCGCCGGGCTATCGAACGTCAGGAGCCGATTGTTCTGTATGGGGATTATGATGTGGACGGCATCAGCAGCGTGGCAATTCTCTGGCATTTGTTCCGGCTGCTGAATGTCCGGGCGGATTACTACATTCCCCATCGCGTCGATGAAGGATATGGGCTGAATGCCGAGGCCGTTCGGCAGCTGGCCGAGGCGGGGATGAAGCTTTTGATTACGGTGGACTGCGGCATCAGTGCCTGTCAGGAGGTTGCGCTGGCCCGTCAGCTCGGGATGGATGTGATTCTTACGGACCACCACCGGCCAGGCCCTGTGCTGCCGGAGGCGCAGGCGATAGTTCATCCGCTTCTGGATACAGATTATCCGAATCCAAATGCCGCCGGAGCGATGGTTGCTTTTAAGGTGGCCTGGGCGCTGGCCGAATCGTACCGGCGCGGCGGGCAGATGCCGCCGGAACTGCGCCAGTATCTGCTGAACGCCACGACGCTGGCGGGGCTGGGCACCATTGCTGACGTGGTGGAGCTGCGCGGCGAAAACCGAGTGATTGCGGGGTTTGGTCTGAAGGCCCTGGAGGAATCAAATCTGTGCGGCATCCGCGCCCTCATCGAGGCGGCCGACCTGGCCGGACGCGGGCTGGACAGTTATGACATTGCCTTTACGCTGGCCCCGATGCTCAACGCCGCCGGACGGATGGGCCATGCCCGGCTGGCCGTGGAACTGCTGACGACCGACAATGAGTACCGGGCGATGCAGATTGCTCAGTATCTCAAGGAGCAGAACAAGCTTCGCCAGAAATGCCAGCGCGACATTTTCAAGCAGGTCCGTCAGCGGATTCTGGATGCGGGGCTGAACCATCCGGACCGCCGGACGATTGTTCTGGCCGGGGAAAACTGGCACCCGGGCGTGATCGGGATTGTGGCCTCGCGGGTGATTGAGGAGTTCGGCAAGCCCGCCATCCTGATTAATCTGGAGAACGGTACCGGTCAGGGTTCCGGACGGTCGATAGAGGGATTTAATCTGTATGAGGCCCTGTGTGCCTGCGGCGAGCATCTGATTCGATTTGGGGGGCATGAGATGGCGGCGGGCCTTCGCATTCAGGCCGACAAGGTGGCGGCGTTTGCCCAGGCTGTCGAGGAATATGCCCGCCGTCAGTGTGCGGATGCGCCACCCGCGGCGGCCCTGACGATTGATGCGGAGGCGTCCGTGCGGGAGATTTCCGGGCAGTTTATGCGGGAGCTGGCGTCGCTGGAGCCGTTTGGGCAGGGCAATCCGCGGCCGGTGTTTGCCGCGCGCGGGGTGCGGCTGATTGCGCCGCCGCGGCGATGCGGGGCCAAGAACGACCACCTGCAGCTGTCGATTCAGGACAAGACCGGGGCCGTGCGGTGCATCGGATTCGGGATGGGCCCGCTCGAAAAAAAGCTGCTCGAGACCGACGTCTTTCACATTGCCTTCCAGCCCCAGTACAATACCTACAACGGCTCAACCAGTCTTCAGTTTGTTCTGGAAGACATTCAGTTTGAATAG
- a CDS encoding DMT family transporter: MNTRLRLPSVAFFCVGFMVCWTIAPLYIKALTGVLDSWTQNFLRYGTSFLFWLPFLFWTSARDGLPKSVFVRAIVPSVFNVAGQSCYAAAFYYAAPGFVTLVTMTLVFWVALFSMVLFPAERRLLRSIPFWVGTALSITGVCGVVMFHPEFSAKATLLGALLAALMAVGWGCYTVSVKALLGDVDSRLSFSVITIYTALGLGVLAFVMGRPSDALRLDALRWSHVIISALAGIAIGHVLYYAAIRRIGASIPTMFLLLRPFSVLVVSAFLFGEHLTALQWLFGCILISGSFCFVLAQKQRQVQVPSAPLGAQD, translated from the coding sequence ATGAACACACGTCTGCGTCTGCCCTCTGTTGCATTCTTTTGTGTCGGCTTTATGGTCTGCTGGACGATTGCGCCGCTGTACATCAAGGCGCTGACCGGCGTACTCGACTCGTGGACGCAGAACTTTTTGCGCTACGGGACATCCTTTTTATTCTGGCTTCCGTTTCTGTTTTGGACATCCGCTCGGGACGGCCTGCCGAAATCGGTGTTTGTTCGGGCGATAGTGCCGTCTGTCTTCAACGTGGCCGGTCAGAGCTGCTATGCCGCCGCGTTTTACTACGCCGCGCCGGGCTTTGTGACGCTGGTGACGATGACGCTGGTCTTCTGGGTGGCGCTGTTTTCGATGGTTTTGTTTCCGGCGGAACGGCGGCTGCTGCGAAGCATTCCGTTTTGGGTCGGCACGGCCCTGTCCATAACGGGGGTGTGCGGCGTGGTGATGTTTCATCCGGAGTTTTCCGCAAAGGCGACGCTGTTGGGGGCGCTGCTGGCGGCCCTGATGGCGGTCGGCTGGGGCTGCTATACCGTCTCCGTCAAGGCCCTGCTGGGCGACGTGGACAGCCGGCTGAGCTTTTCGGTCATCACGATTTACACGGCGCTGGGGCTGGGCGTGCTGGCCTTTGTGATGGGCCGTCCGTCCGATGCCCTGCGTCTGGATGCCCTGCGCTGGAGCCACGTGATTATTTCGGCGCTGGCGGGCATCGCCATCGGCCATGTGCTTTATTATGCAGCTATCCGGCGGATCGGGGCCAGCATTCCCACGATGTTTCTGCTGCTTCGGCCGTTTAGTGTGCTGGTTGTCTCGGCCTTTCTGTTCGGAGAGCATCTGACCGCCCTGCAGTGGCTCTTCGGATGCATCCTCATCAGCGGTTCGTTCTGTTTTGTTCTGGCTCAAAAGCAGCGGCAGGTCCAAGTTCCCTCCGCTCCGCTGGGCGCTCAGGACTGA
- a CDS encoding HNH endonuclease, giving the protein MPPRYVKTIQQELYYEYAKLICRSVYGCVEPHRGFVTDRYKKLQDGLITISGTIREWQREQELPRQCVFCGSVEHLQTDHLIPRSRGGADSADNLVLACASCNASRGEQGVFAWLGLKEKDRLHRLVAGKYLKELFELHERCGTLDVDTDILTSRLCPVCKNPPVCRRWNKTGQLTCFCLEAVF; this is encoded by the coding sequence ATGCCGCCCAGATATGTCAAAACAATTCAGCAGGAATTGTATTACGAGTACGCCAAACTGATTTGCCGCAGCGTGTACGGCTGTGTCGAGCCCCATCGCGGATTCGTCACCGACCGCTACAAAAAACTGCAGGACGGACTGATCACCATCTCCGGCACCATTCGGGAATGGCAGCGGGAACAGGAGCTTCCGCGGCAGTGCGTCTTCTGCGGCTCCGTCGAGCATCTGCAAACCGACCATCTCATTCCGCGCAGCCGCGGCGGGGCGGATTCGGCGGACAATCTCGTTTTAGCGTGTGCATCCTGCAACGCCTCGCGCGGCGAGCAGGGCGTTTTCGCCTGGCTGGGCCTGAAAGAAAAAGACCGCCTGCATCGGCTCGTCGCCGGCAAATACCTCAAGGAACTGTTCGAGCTGCACGAACGCTGCGGCACGCTGGATGTGGATACCGACATCCTCACCAGCCGCCTGTGCCCCGTCTGCAAAAACCCGCCGGTCTGCCGCCGCTGGAACAAAACCGGCCAGCTGACGTGCTTTTGTCTGGAAGCGGTCTTTTGA
- a CDS encoding UvrD-helicase domain-containing protein translates to MEITDDDITKAEKIFLKSGQSFDEERRAFIKCLDKSVHVQACPGSGKTTALLAKLYILSEKMPFKNNQGICVLTHTNVAIDIIKKNLGERADLLFRHPNFFGTIQSFIDKYLAIPAFIKCYGHRPRYIDDDFFYERMLKDRAAFEKNDWLKHNKNRWNNVVDFVFYGIHTVFQDFSNNGFDLKIKIGQHTSTYMSIKEVFQKIFASGYIRFNDAFSLAGIYLKKYPEIRQLFSSRFRYVFVDEAQDTSTIQKEIIEKCFNENENVIIQWLGDANQGIMNSNEEESAWNPEENSRYSVMNFTKSHRISQPVANLIKNVAARPYDSLSGTSIGIKPVLILFTDSSKEQVEQVLDKFAQLVYEKKCIYEGEEKTLYEISQLSGNPIKAVGWVGKEKKNGLSIKSYFPGFDKQLTNRRRLYFPNLYTMCELSKNVSPKELKERILNCILEALYLSDVQSDKKKKYTKNEFLKYVKETRKELLNRLFKYIVSYYKFHDFDKLSKRLCILIKKMGFDLKKNARDYLIGHESKDIPVIPSRPDYNNIFNIFKKTVNDSEINIYIDTVHGVKGETHTATLYLETMYYENSIEHFREEMNGQRSNSHKKVKIQALKIAHVAFSRPTHLLCIAIPKHNFKKPESDLYEVISL, encoded by the coding sequence ATGGAAATAACAGATGATGATATAACCAAGGCAGAAAAGATATTTCTGAAAAGCGGACAGTCTTTCGATGAAGAACGCAGAGCTTTTATTAAGTGCTTAGATAAGTCCGTGCACGTGCAGGCGTGTCCGGGCAGTGGCAAGACAACCGCTCTGCTTGCCAAACTGTATATTCTGTCCGAAAAAATGCCTTTTAAAAACAATCAGGGCATCTGCGTTTTAACCCATACCAATGTGGCCATCGACATCATCAAGAAAAATCTGGGTGAAAGGGCGGATCTGCTATTCCGACATCCCAATTTCTTCGGCACTATCCAATCCTTCATTGATAAATATCTGGCTATCCCTGCTTTTATAAAATGCTATGGTCACAGACCTCGTTATATTGACGACGACTTCTTTTATGAAAGAATGCTGAAAGATCGCGCCGCTTTTGAGAAGAACGATTGGTTGAAGCATAATAAAAACAGATGGAACAATGTGGTGGATTTTGTTTTTTACGGCATCCATACAGTCTTTCAAGATTTCTCTAATAATGGATTCGATTTAAAAATAAAAATAGGCCAACATACGTCCACATATATGAGTATAAAAGAGGTTTTCCAAAAAATATTCGCAAGCGGTTATATAAGATTCAATGACGCTTTTTCTTTGGCAGGTATATATCTCAAAAAATATCCGGAAATTCGCCAACTGTTTTCCAGCCGGTTTCGGTATGTATTTGTTGATGAAGCACAAGACACCTCCACCATACAGAAAGAGATTATAGAAAAATGCTTCAATGAAAATGAAAATGTGATTATTCAATGGCTTGGTGATGCAAACCAGGGAATCATGAACAGCAATGAAGAAGAATCCGCCTGGAACCCAGAGGAAAATTCAAGATACAGCGTTATGAATTTCACAAAATCACATCGAATATCGCAACCCGTTGCCAACCTAATAAAAAATGTGGCGGCAAGACCCTACGATTCCCTATCTGGGACATCGATAGGCATAAAACCGGTTCTAATTCTTTTCACTGATTCCTCAAAGGAGCAAGTGGAGCAAGTATTAGATAAATTCGCACAATTGGTCTATGAAAAGAAATGTATTTACGAAGGAGAGGAGAAAACCCTCTATGAAATCTCCCAACTTTCCGGCAATCCGATAAAAGCTGTCGGCTGGGTTGGAAAAGAAAAGAAAAACGGTTTGTCAATCAAATCTTACTTTCCGGGCTTCGATAAACAATTAACCAACAGGAGAAGACTATATTTTCCCAATCTGTACACTATGTGTGAACTGTCCAAGAATGTCAGCCCTAAGGAACTGAAGGAACGAATCCTGAACTGCATTCTGGAGGCATTGTATCTTTCTGATGTCCAATCAGACAAAAAGAAAAAATACACAAAAAATGAATTCTTAAAGTATGTTAAAGAGACTCGAAAAGAGTTATTAAACAGATTATTTAAATACATTGTTTCGTATTATAAATTTCATGACTTTGATAAGTTATCAAAACGCCTATGCATCTTGATCAAAAAAATGGGGTTTGATCTCAAGAAAAACGCCAGAGATTATCTTATAGGACACGAATCCAAAGACATCCCAGTTATTCCGAGCCGGCCGGACTATAATAATATTTTTAATATCTTTAAAAAGACTGTAAACGACTCTGAAATTAACATATACATCGACACGGTTCATGGGGTGAAAGGAGAGACACACACGGCTACTCTGTATCTGGAAACAATGTATTACGAAAACAGTATTGAACACTTCCGAGAGGAAATGAATGGACAAAGAAGCAACTCTCATAAAAAAGTAAAGATTCAGGCATTAAAAATAGCCCATGTTGCTTTTTCAAGACCGACTCATTTGCTGTGTATCGCAATTCCAAAACATAATTTCAAAAAACCTGAGTCTGATTTGTATGAGGTCATTTCTCTTTGA